Proteins encoded by one window of Gambusia affinis linkage group LG17, SWU_Gaff_1.0, whole genome shotgun sequence:
- the lman2la gene encoding lectin, mannose-binding 2-like a isoform X2: MAAVNSSELSRSKSQLNVISKWNIMQYKLYSTFTFLLLFVSLCFSDDDHEMEEFLKREFSLSKPYQGVGSLGSSHWELMGDAMVTTDQVRLTPDMQSRQGAVWSRIPCHLQDWEMQVHFKVHGQGKKNLNGDGLAIWYTKERMQKGPVFGNMDNFTGLGVFVDTYPNEEKYIERIFPFVIAMVGNGTISYDHERDGRPTELGGCNAMVRNQNHDTFLFIRYIRRRLTVMIDIDGQHEWRDCLDIPGVRLPLGYYFGASAITGDLSDNHDIISLKLYQLTVLRSKKEEKEEEQDVITIPSVDNMELLRLGQNEEGMSGLAIFFTVLFSMLGCIFLIVIGMVVYSHWNESRRKRFY; the protein is encoded by the exons ATGGCTGCCGTTAACAGCAGCGAGCTCAGCCGCTCCAAATCACAGCTGAACGTTATTTCCAAATGGAACATAATGCAGTACAAACTGTATTCAACTTTTACTTTCCTTCTTTTATTCGTAAGTCTGTGTTTTTCCGACGATGACCATGAAATGGAAGAGTTTCTGAAGCGGGAGTTTTCCCTCTCCAAGCCTTACCAAG GTGTGGGATCTTTAGGCTCCTCCCACTGGGAGCTGATGGGGGATGCCATGGTAACCACTGACCAGGTGCGACTCACACCGGATATGCAGAGCAGACAGGGGGCAGTATGGAGCCGCATT CCATGCCACTTACAGGACTGGGAGATGCAGGTGCACTTTAAGGTTCATGGGCAAGGAAAGAAGAACCTTAACGGTGATGGTCTAGCCATTTGGTATACCAAGGAGCGCATGCAGAAAG GTCCTGTATTTGGAAATATGGACAACTTCACTGGCCTGGGTGTGTTTGTGGACACCTATCCCAACGAGGAGAAGTACATAGAG AGGATCTTCCCGTTTGTTATTGCCATGGTGGGGAATGGCACCATTAGTTATGACCACGAGCGGGACGGTCGCCCCACCGAACTCGGTGGCTGCAATGCCATGGTGCGCAACCAAAACCACGACACCTTCCTCTTCATTCGATATATCCGCCGCAGGCTCACG GTGATGATAGACATTGATGGCCAGCATGAGTGGAGGGACTGTCTGGACATACCTGGAGTGAGGCTGCCTCTGGGATATTATTTTGGAGCTTCAGCAATCACTGGAGATCTCTCAG ATAACCATGACATCATTTCCCTCAAACTTTACCAACTCACGGTGTTGCGGagtaaaaaggaagaaaaggaggaggagcaggatgTAATAACCATCCCCAGCGTGGATAATATGGAGCTCCTCAGAC tGGGTCAGAATGAAGAAGGGATGAGCGGATTAGCCATTTTCTTCACTGTGCTCTTCTCCATGCTGGGATGCATCTTCCTCATCGTCATCGGCATGGTGGTCTACAGCCACTGGAACGAGAGCCGACGTAAGCGCTTCTACTGA
- the lman2la gene encoding lectin, mannose-binding 2-like a isoform X1: MAAVNSSELSRSKSQLNVISKWNIMQYKLYSTFTFLLLFVSLCFSDDDHEMEEFLKREFSLSKPYQGVGSLGSSHWELMGDAMVTTDQVRLTPDMQSRQGAVWSRIPCHLQDWEMQVHFKVHGQGKKNLNGDGLAIWYTKERMQKGPVFGNMDNFTGLGVFVDTYPNEEKYIEAQKKRYTPRTQRIFPFVIAMVGNGTISYDHERDGRPTELGGCNAMVRNQNHDTFLFIRYIRRRLTVMIDIDGQHEWRDCLDIPGVRLPLGYYFGASAITGDLSDNHDIISLKLYQLTVLRSKKEEKEEEQDVITIPSVDNMELLRLGQNEEGMSGLAIFFTVLFSMLGCIFLIVIGMVVYSHWNESRRKRFY, encoded by the exons ATGGCTGCCGTTAACAGCAGCGAGCTCAGCCGCTCCAAATCACAGCTGAACGTTATTTCCAAATGGAACATAATGCAGTACAAACTGTATTCAACTTTTACTTTCCTTCTTTTATTCGTAAGTCTGTGTTTTTCCGACGATGACCATGAAATGGAAGAGTTTCTGAAGCGGGAGTTTTCCCTCTCCAAGCCTTACCAAG GTGTGGGATCTTTAGGCTCCTCCCACTGGGAGCTGATGGGGGATGCCATGGTAACCACTGACCAGGTGCGACTCACACCGGATATGCAGAGCAGACAGGGGGCAGTATGGAGCCGCATT CCATGCCACTTACAGGACTGGGAGATGCAGGTGCACTTTAAGGTTCATGGGCAAGGAAAGAAGAACCTTAACGGTGATGGTCTAGCCATTTGGTATACCAAGGAGCGCATGCAGAAAG GTCCTGTATTTGGAAATATGGACAACTTCACTGGCCTGGGTGTGTTTGTGGACACCTATCCCAACGAGGAGAAGTACATAGAG GCGCAGAAGAAGAGATACACCCCCCGCACACAG AGGATCTTCCCGTTTGTTATTGCCATGGTGGGGAATGGCACCATTAGTTATGACCACGAGCGGGACGGTCGCCCCACCGAACTCGGTGGCTGCAATGCCATGGTGCGCAACCAAAACCACGACACCTTCCTCTTCATTCGATATATCCGCCGCAGGCTCACG GTGATGATAGACATTGATGGCCAGCATGAGTGGAGGGACTGTCTGGACATACCTGGAGTGAGGCTGCCTCTGGGATATTATTTTGGAGCTTCAGCAATCACTGGAGATCTCTCAG ATAACCATGACATCATTTCCCTCAAACTTTACCAACTCACGGTGTTGCGGagtaaaaaggaagaaaaggaggaggagcaggatgTAATAACCATCCCCAGCGTGGATAATATGGAGCTCCTCAGAC tGGGTCAGAATGAAGAAGGGATGAGCGGATTAGCCATTTTCTTCACTGTGCTCTTCTCCATGCTGGGATGCATCTTCCTCATCGTCATCGGCATGGTGGTCTACAGCCACTGGAACGAGAGCCGACGTAAGCGCTTCTACTGA
- the mtfp1 gene encoding mitochondrial fission process protein 1, with amino-acid sequence MGPSEEKTVDIYRDTWVRFLGYANEVGEAFRALVPVSFVWGSYAVATAYVTADAVDKGKKAAVAHGDNPGKTTRVAVAVVDTFVWQALASVMIPGFTINRVCAASLYLLGKSTKWPLPVRKWTTTAIGLSTIPFIITPIDRSVDFLLDSSLRKVYNDGKKHE; translated from the exons ATGGGTCCAAGTGAAGAAAAAACGGTCGACATTTATCGTGACACATGGGTCCGCTTTTTAG GCTATGCCAATGAAGTTGGGGAGGCTTTCCGTGCTCTGGTGCCAGTGAGCTTTGTTTGGGGTAGCTATGCTGTGGCCACTGCTTATGTTACCGCAGATGCAGTGGACAAAGGCAAAAAAGCAGCTGTG GCCCACGGAGACAATCCAGGGAAGACGACACGAGTGGCCGTAGCGGTCGTGGACACGTTTGTGTGGCAGGCCCTGGCCTCTGTAATGATCCCGGGCTTCACTATTAACCGGGTGTGCGCAGCGTCCCTGTATCTGCTGGGCAAGTCCACCAAGTGGCCTCTGCCTGTTCGCAAGTGGACCACCACAGCTATTGGGCTCTCCACCATCCCCTTCATCATCACTCCGATAGACAG GTCAGTGGATTTCCTGCTGGACTCGAGCCTTAGGAAGGTCTACAATGATGGAAAGAAGCACGAATAA